From a single Asticcacaulis sp. MM231 genomic region:
- a CDS encoding ketoacyl-ACP synthase III, with amino-acid sequence MTEAVLKGVSLRGIRACVPAQTRTLAEENLIPDEAERERLIGTIGVRSRHIARPDILTSDLCQKAADGLLDELGWARDFIDVLIMVTQSADFVIPSTACALQARLGLGSCLAFDINLGCSGYAYGLWTAASLMQTLKVSGRPARALVLAGDVSTSKLLEGDRSTIPLFGDAGSATALEIDPQADDMPNSRWPNSDWYGVFGTDGSGAAHIMVEAGGLKHPLLPPKEPHSPEKLEELYRKSRLHLNGTEVFNFTLKNVPGLVKAIFETSGTTIEDVDYVLFHQANVFMLNHLRKKSGLPEDKVPVAMETFGNTSSASIPLTIAAKLSQVFDKPQSLIMMGFGVGWSWSAIKLTVGPMPAPQIVELA; translated from the coding sequence ATGACCGAGGCAGTTCTGAAAGGCGTCAGTTTACGTGGCATACGTGCCTGCGTGCCGGCGCAAACGCGCACCCTGGCCGAGGAAAACCTGATCCCCGACGAGGCGGAGCGCGAACGCCTGATCGGCACGATTGGTGTGCGTTCGCGTCATATCGCCCGTCCGGATATCCTGACCTCTGATCTGTGTCAGAAAGCGGCGGATGGCCTGCTTGATGAACTGGGCTGGGCGCGCGACTTTATCGATGTGCTGATCATGGTGACGCAAAGCGCCGATTTCGTCATTCCCTCCACCGCCTGCGCCCTGCAGGCGCGCTTGGGGCTAGGTTCCTGCCTCGCCTTCGATATCAATCTCGGCTGTTCCGGCTATGCCTATGGCCTGTGGACGGCGGCCTCGCTGATGCAGACCCTGAAAGTCTCCGGCCGTCCGGCGCGGGCTCTGGTTCTGGCCGGTGACGTCAGTACCTCGAAGCTTCTGGAAGGCGATCGCAGCACCATTCCGCTGTTTGGTGACGCCGGCTCGGCCACGGCGCTGGAAATTGATCCGCAGGCGGACGACATGCCAAATTCTCGCTGGCCAAACTCTGACTGGTATGGTGTCTTTGGCACAGATGGTTCGGGTGCGGCGCATATCATGGTCGAAGCCGGTGGTTTGAAGCACCCCTTGTTGCCGCCGAAAGAGCCGCACAGCCCCGAAAAACTTGAGGAGTTGTACCGCAAGTCGCGCCTGCATCTTAACGGCACCGAGGTTTTCAATTTCACGCTGAAAAACGTGCCGGGCCTGGTCAAAGCGATCTTTGAAACGTCGGGCACGACGATCGAAGACGTCGATTACGTCCTGTTCCATCAGGCCAATGTCTTCATGCTCAACCATTTGCGCAAGAAGTCGGGCCTGCCGGAAGACAAGGTGCCGGTGGCCATGGAAACCTTCGGCAACACCTCGTCGGCCTCGATTCCGCTGACCATCGCTGCGAAACTCTCGCAGGTTTTCGATAAGCCGCAAAGCCTGATCATGATGGGTTTCGGCGTCGGCTGGTCGTGGAGCGCCATCAAGTTGACCGTCGGCCCCATGCCGGCCCCGCAGATCGTCGAGCTGGCCTGA
- a CDS encoding phosphopantetheine-binding protein, whose translation MDKPAFFAAVAEILEADPAGLTGAETINDIGNWDSLSVISFVAMVDSDMDQIVDAEMLKDAKTLNDLAALVGL comes from the coding sequence ATGGATAAGCCCGCCTTTTTCGCCGCCGTCGCCGAGATCCTCGAAGCCGATCCCGCTGGCTTGACCGGCGCTGAGACCATCAACGATATCGGCAACTGGGACAGCCTGTCGGTCATCTCGTTCGTCGCCATGGTCGATAGCGATATGGACCAGATCGTCGATGCCGAAATGCTGAAGGACGCCAAGACCCTGAACGACCTGGCGGCGCTCGTCGGCCTGTAG
- a CDS encoding phytanoyl-CoA dioxygenase, whose translation MVSLAERLKTRVPNWQRFFQRAREDARNPAYDLLPVLGLDQRNGFSRTLAAFSPKTPGFRLTDAQAILHEQLRRDGLTGLQPPLPAGVLSDLVSYFKTTPCHDPYRPHLGLFDWDQPPSDEINIGYYTWEEVLRAPHMLDLMNDPDILAVAEAYLGCKPVIDNIGAAWGYPGRNTAKGVQRFHRDYDCSRCFKAFYYLTDIDAMSGPHTYVRGSHQDRRLESGKAQTDDAIIEAFGADAIETITAPAGSWFLEDVYGFHKGQLPADKPRLLLAIEYNLYPSPLSPKQPLMERVPQHDPYINKLFLK comes from the coding sequence ATGGTTTCTTTAGCCGAGCGCCTGAAGACCCGCGTGCCGAACTGGCAGCGCTTCTTTCAGCGCGCCCGCGAAGACGCCCGCAACCCGGCCTATGACCTGCTGCCGGTGCTGGGGCTCGATCAGCGCAACGGCTTCTCCCGCACGCTTGCGGCCTTTTCGCCCAAAACGCCGGGCTTCAGGCTAACCGACGCTCAGGCGATCCTGCATGAGCAGTTGCGCCGCGATGGCCTGACGGGCTTGCAACCGCCCCTGCCGGCCGGCGTGCTCAGCGATCTTGTCAGCTATTTCAAGACCACCCCGTGCCACGATCCCTATCGCCCGCACCTTGGTCTTTTTGACTGGGATCAGCCACCGTCTGATGAGATCAATATCGGATATTATACCTGGGAAGAGGTTCTGCGCGCGCCGCACATGCTCGACCTGATGAATGATCCGGATATTCTGGCCGTCGCCGAGGCCTATCTCGGCTGCAAGCCGGTGATCGACAATATCGGGGCCGCCTGGGGGTATCCCGGCCGCAACACCGCCAAGGGCGTCCAACGCTTTCACCGCGATTACGACTGTTCGCGCTGCTTCAAGGCTTTCTATTATCTGACCGATATCGACGCGATGTCAGGGCCGCACACATACGTCAGGGGCTCGCATCAGGATCGGCGGCTGGAAAGCGGCAAGGCCCAGACCGACGACGCCATCATCGAGGCCTTCGGCGCGGACGCCATCGAGACCATCACTGCGCCGGCCGGCTCGTGGTTCCTTGAGGATGTTTACGGCTTCCATAAAGGGCAGTTGCCGGCCGACAAGCCGCGCCTGCTGCTGGCGATCGAGTATAATCTCTACCCGTCGCCGCTGTCTCCCAAACAGCCGCTAATGGAACGCGTGCCGCAGCATGATCCCTATATCAATAAGCTCTTCCTGAAATGA
- the pseF gene encoding pseudaminic acid cytidylyltransferase — translation MKRVAIIPARGGSKRIPRKNIKPFFGQPMIGYSIRAAQESGLFDSIVVSTDDEEIADVARSFGADIPFMRPADLANDHAGTGAVVVHALQWFAEHGMAYDAACCIYATAPLLDPERLREGWDRLQGKRFAFSVTSYAFPIQRALKKTADGSVDMFWPENLTKRSQDLEPAYHDAAQFYWGWSDAWVNGETAFSPISAPVILPRTQVVDIDSPEDWEVAEVTYRVLKGV, via the coding sequence ATGAAACGCGTCGCCATCATCCCCGCCCGCGGCGGCTCGAAACGTATTCCGCGCAAGAACATCAAGCCGTTTTTCGGCCAGCCCATGATCGGCTATTCCATCCGCGCGGCGCAAGAGTCCGGCCTGTTCGACAGCATCGTTGTCTCGACCGATGACGAGGAAATCGCCGATGTTGCGCGGTCCTTCGGCGCCGATATCCCCTTCATGCGCCCCGCCGATCTCGCCAATGATCATGCCGGCACCGGTGCGGTCGTCGTCCATGCCCTGCAATGGTTCGCTGAACACGGTATGGCCTATGACGCCGCCTGCTGCATCTACGCCACCGCCCCGCTGCTCGATCCCGAACGCCTGAGAGAAGGCTGGGACAGATTGCAGGGCAAGCGCTTTGCTTTTTCCGTCACCTCGTACGCCTTCCCGATCCAGCGCGCCCTGAAAAAGACCGCCGATGGCAGCGTCGATATGTTCTGGCCGGAAAACCTGACCAAGCGCTCACAGGATCTGGAACCCGCCTATCATGATGCGGCGCAATTCTACTGGGGCTGGAGCGACGCCTGGGTGAACGGTGAAACCGCTTTCTCCCCCATCTCCGCGCCGGTCATCCTGCCTCGCACGCAGGTGGTCGATATCGATTCGCCCGAAGACTGGGAAGTCGCGGAAGTGACCTACCGCGTGCTGAAAGGCGTTTAG
- a CDS encoding trimeric intracellular cation channel family protein, which produces MTAFETALYWLDYAAVAVFAASGALAAARTRQDIVTFGFFAAITGVGGGTMRDLLIGAPVFWVQRPGYIVACLVAAVGVWIFARRGWRFRALLWLDAVGLAAYAVVGTAKALSLGVHPFSAIIMGVLTSCFGGVIRDVLAGEPNLLMSREIYVTAALLSAGVFAGMTLMGADFWLAALVGFFAGVALRACAIRYNLRLPGFAQGGGETEY; this is translated from the coding sequence ATGACCGCTTTTGAGACCGCCCTTTACTGGCTTGACTATGCCGCCGTCGCCGTTTTCGCCGCATCGGGCGCTTTGGCCGCCGCGCGCACACGTCAGGATATCGTCACCTTCGGCTTCTTCGCCGCCATTACGGGCGTCGGCGGCGGCACCATGCGAGACCTGCTGATCGGTGCGCCGGTCTTCTGGGTGCAGCGGCCCGGCTATATTGTGGCCTGTCTGGTGGCGGCGGTAGGGGTTTGGATCTTCGCCAGGCGCGGCTGGCGCTTCCGTGCGCTGCTGTGGCTCGACGCCGTCGGGCTGGCGGCCTATGCGGTCGTCGGAACGGCCAAGGCCCTGAGCCTCGGTGTTCACCCCTTCTCGGCGATCATCATGGGGGTTCTGACCTCGTGTTTCGGGGGCGTGATCCGTGACGTGCTGGCGGGAGAACCCAATCTGCTGATGAGCCGCGAAATCTATGTCACGGCGGCCCTGCTCAGCGCGGGCGTCTTCGCGGGTATGACCCTGATGGGGGCCGATTTCTGGCTGGCGGCCCTGGTCGGATTTTTCGCTGGTGTGGCCCTGCGGGCCTGCGCCATCCGCTACAATCTGCGCCTGCCAGGCTTTGCGCAGGGCGGCGGTGAGACGGAATACTAG
- a CDS encoding acyltransferase — MGDERADLKSFHRSGDHRPLAEAQGNRLDGLRALCALAVVGDHCGLPLDALSLIAVWIFFAISGFLIFPILFRARQPIENDQTRVLEEIRLLMTDRALRILPIYYGILLAVWLWGQVSPQDEQYLELLKGWPWFVTYTTNLYITHVIHDWVDAFSVFWSLAIEKQFYFLFAPCFLMLPSRLWRPALITGALLLMVIVLVFYRHDTELGSYTNSFSGFYAISLGGLAGLGGYNLQVKLRRFADPLLLALMALIVISSALHGSPKGFMLSLFSLPLIAGALLITTASAQLSRLVRLLEVWPLHLLGIVSYGFYIIHLFGILLAG, encoded by the coding sequence ATGGGGGACGAACGTGCAGACCTTAAAAGCTTTCATAGATCGGGAGATCACCGGCCCCTTGCTGAAGCGCAAGGCAATCGCCTGGATGGCTTGCGCGCCTTGTGTGCCCTGGCGGTCGTGGGGGATCATTGCGGCTTGCCACTGGATGCCCTGTCGCTCATCGCCGTCTGGATCTTCTTTGCGATCAGTGGTTTCCTTATTTTTCCCATTCTCTTCCGCGCCCGCCAGCCCATCGAAAACGACCAAACACGCGTGCTGGAAGAGATCCGCCTGTTGATGACAGACCGCGCCCTGCGTATCCTGCCGATCTATTACGGCATCCTGCTGGCGGTATGGCTATGGGGTCAGGTCTCACCGCAAGACGAGCAATACCTCGAACTGCTCAAAGGATGGCCCTGGTTCGTTACCTATACGACCAACCTCTATATAACGCATGTGATCCACGACTGGGTCGACGCCTTTAGTGTGTTCTGGTCACTGGCGATCGAGAAGCAGTTTTACTTCCTCTTCGCGCCCTGCTTCCTTATGTTACCTAGCCGTTTGTGGCGCCCGGCGCTCATAACCGGCGCCCTTCTGCTGATGGTCATCGTCCTCGTGTTTTACCGCCACGATACTGAACTCGGCAGTTATACCAATTCGTTCTCAGGCTTTTACGCCATCAGTCTGGGTGGTCTGGCGGGCTTAGGCGGTTACAACCTGCAGGTCAAACTGCGCCGTTTCGCTGACCCACTTCTGTTGGCTCTCATGGCCCTGATTGTCATCTCGTCGGCGCTGCACGGCAGCCCAAAGGGCTTTATGCTGAGCCTGTTCAGCCTGCCCCTGATCGCCGGCGCCTTGCTGATCACCACGGCGTCCGCACAACTAAGCCGGTTGGTACGCCTGCTCGAGGTATGGCCGTTGCACCTGTTGGGTATCGTGTCTTATGGATTTTACATTATCCATCTGTTCGGCATACTGCTGGCTGGCTAA
- a CDS encoding glycine zipper 2TM domain-containing protein, whose product MKHHLLLCGMAAGAIVMLAQPVLAQEMRPYSQIELQQAYERGRADQARDTRSATTLPRDQSDGYCYQRQASARATGTIVGAVLGGMVGNGLSDRWNRGGNTIGGAMVGGILGSSVGGDSVACYQDAYYAYDDGYYAPPPPPRGYVTVFYSSRPSYGYGQVYRRPYGYDRPYDRPYYGHRHRW is encoded by the coding sequence ATGAAACATCATCTTTTACTATGCGGCATGGCAGCCGGCGCCATTGTGATGCTGGCCCAGCCGGTTCTGGCGCAAGAGATGCGCCCCTACAGCCAGATCGAGTTGCAACAGGCGTATGAACGCGGTCGCGCCGATCAGGCGCGCGACACACGTAGCGCCACCACCCTGCCGCGTGACCAGTCCGATGGCTACTGCTATCAGCGCCAGGCCAGCGCCCGCGCCACCGGCACGATTGTTGGTGCTGTCCTGGGCGGGATGGTCGGCAACGGTCTGTCTGATCGTTGGAACCGTGGCGGGAATACGATCGGCGGCGCCATGGTCGGAGGCATACTGGGCTCGTCAGTCGGCGGTGATAGCGTGGCCTGCTATCAGGACGCCTACTACGCCTATGACGACGGCTATTATGCCCCGCCACCCCCACCGCGCGGCTATGTCACCGTTTTTTACAGCAGCCGTCCGTCCTATGGCTATGGCCAAGTCTATCGCCGCCCCTATGGTTATGACCGCCCCTATGACCGCCCCTATTACGGCCACCGTCACCGCTGGTAA